One Rhinopithecus roxellana isolate Shanxi Qingling chromosome 7, ASM756505v1, whole genome shotgun sequence DNA segment encodes these proteins:
- the CHST7 gene encoding carbohydrate sulfotransferase 7, with product MKGRRRRRREYCKFALLLVLYTLVLLLVPSVLDGGRDGDKGAGHCPGLQRSLGVWSLEAAAAGEREQGAEARAAAEGGASQSPRSPSNLSSAVGEAVSREKQHIYVHATWRTGSSFLGELFNQHPDVFYLYEPMWHLWQALYPGDAESLQGALRDMLRSLFRCDFSVLRLYAPPGDPAARAPDTANLTTAALFRWRTNKVICSPPLCPGAPRARAEVGLVEDTACERSCPPVAIRALEAECRKYPVVVIKDVRLLDLGVLVPLLRDPGLNLKVVQLFRDPRAVHNSRLKSRQGLLRESIQVLRTRQRGDRFHRVLLAHGVGARPGGQSRALPAAPRADFFLTGALEVICEAWLRDLLFARGAPAWLRRRYLRLRYEDLVRQPRAQLRRLLRFSGLRALAALDAFALNMTRGAAYGADRPFHLSARDAREAVHAWRERLSREQVRQVEAACAPAMRLLAYPRSGEEGDAEPPRDGETPLEMDADGTT from the coding sequence ATGAAGGGCCGGCGGCGGCGACGCCGAGAGTACTGCAAGTTCGCGCTGCTGTTGGTGCTGTACACGCTGGTGCTGTTGCTCGTCCCCTCCGTACTGGACGGCGGCCGCGACGGGGACAAGGGCGCCGGGCACTGCCCTGGACTGCAGCGCAGCCTGGGAGTGTGGAGCCTGGAGGCGGCGGCGGCCGGCGAACGCGAGCAGGGCGCAGAGGCGCGGGCCGCCGCGGAAGGGGGCGCGAGCCAGTCCCCTCGGTCCCCAAGCAACCTCAGCAGCGCTGTCGGGGAGGCGGTGTCTCGCGAGAAGCAGCACATCTACGTGCATGCCACCTGGCGCACCGGCTCGTCCTTCCTGGGCGAACTCTTTAACCAGCACCCGGACGTTTTCTACTTGTATGAGCCTATGTGGCATCTATGGCAGGCGCTGTATCCGGGCGATGCCGAGAGCCTGCAGGGCGCGCTGCGCGACATGCTGCGTTCACTCTTCCGCTGCGACTTCTCCGTGCTGCGGCTGTACGCGCCGCCGGGGGACCCCGCTGCGCGCGCCCCGGACACGGCCAATCTTACCACGGCCGCCCTCTTCCGCTGGCGGACTAACAAGGTCATCTGCTCGCCGCCACTGTGTCCTGGCGCGCCCCGTGCCCGAGCCGAGGTGGGCCTGGTCGAGGACACCGCCTGCGAGCGCAGCTGCCCACCCGTGGCGATACGCGCCCTGGAGGCCGAGTGCCGAAAGTACCCGGTGGTGGTCATCAAGGACGTGCGCCTGCTCGATCTGGGCGTGCTGGTGCCCCTGTTGCGTGACCCAGGCCTCAACCTGAAGGTGGTGCAGCTTTTCCGAGACCCGAGGGCGGTGCACAACTCGCGCCTCAAGTCTAGGCAGGGACTGCTGCGCGAGAGCATCCAGGTGCTGCGCACCCGCCAGAGGGGCGACCGCTTCCACCGTGTGCTGCTGGCGCACGGCGTAGGTGCTCGCCCCGGGGGCCAGTCTCGCGCGCTGCCCGCCGCACCGCGCGCCGATTTCTTCCTGACCGGTGCGCTCGAGGTGATCTGCGAAGCCTGGCTGCGGGATCTACTTTTCGCGCGCGGTGCGCCCGCCTGGCTGCGGCGCCGCTACCTGAGGCTGCGGTATGAGGACCTGGTGCGGCAGCCACGCGCCCAGCTGCGCCGCCTGCTGCGCTTCTCCGGGCTGCGCGCGCTCGCAGCGCTCGACGCCTTCGCGCTCAACATGACTCGCGGCGCGGCCTATGGCGCCGACCGGCCCTTCCACCTGTCAGCGCGCGACGCCCGCGAGGCGGTGCACGCCTGGCGCGAGCGCCTGAGCCGAGAGCAGGTGCGCCAGGTGGAGGCCGCCTGCGCTCCAGCCATGCGTCTGCTCGCCTACCCTCGCAGCGGAGAGGAGGGCGACGCGGAGCCGCCCAGGGACGGGGAGACGCCGCTGGAGATGGATGCCGATGGCACCACGTAG